The proteins below come from a single Oscillospiraceae bacterium genomic window:
- a CDS encoding SpoIIE family protein phosphatase, whose amino-acid sequence MTVSSREHLPINTEKLLPGARSAALLWQGAALLGGAALGAGQVYGGAAPFGLALVIGCPPAYCVAAALGTLAAGLAFQPALLGIKLGVAAVAAATVRRLVDGSTKAGVLAGCLTLTAAQVIQLLLVGGIQNFSQTVTVGCTALLAAGFGWAFAHFPAREPRGVCLWLAVATACLQRCAAGPLAPGLALAAGAGLCAAMAGTLEQTAVLSIALAAAITASGPALAFAALAVALGSLAAACLCPGERWRCAGVFAVGCTVGALAAPDAVHAVPLAVSAGVGMAAAMALPSGALRRVFPPPAPPVQAQGLSGAARKLSGVADALSDIADTVNAVCQRQMPPKGECFDFVVEQVARTTCQNCTRRSRCWVRGYATAMDGLYHLKPVLESRGRVEVQDLPGQLSVCIHPADLCTAANHGYRLWRSRRQNRARAQMLRTALTEQYSALAGALAQLAGKLGQAGLPDPRRESRVAQLFAGLGLEALECSVTADLAGRLTASVTICRTHFTREEIAGLTEEMSRLCRRDMDLPEITHCRTVTMLTFGERPLFAAQFGAAAHAAAGQSVSGDALDQFCDTSGRAQMLLCDGMGTGRAAAVDGQMAAKLTAQLLRAGFAAESAARLVNVALGLKGAEQEAGATLDLLTVDLYTGRAGLFKAGAAPSFLVRGGVPRMLDGASLPMGVLDSLVGRSSTFALDAGDWVVLVSDGALADGSDWLMQQLQLCARLGHTPKQAAETVADAAARRAGEKRDDITVAVLALSRR is encoded by the coding sequence ATGACTGTATCAAGCAGAGAGCATCTACCTATCAACACGGAAAAGCTGCTGCCCGGCGCGCGCAGCGCGGCGCTGCTGTGGCAGGGGGCGGCGCTGCTCGGCGGTGCGGCACTGGGGGCCGGGCAGGTCTATGGCGGTGCGGCACCGTTCGGGCTGGCGCTCGTCATCGGCTGCCCGCCCGCCTACTGTGTGGCGGCGGCGCTCGGCACGCTGGCGGCAGGGTTGGCGTTTCAGCCGGCGCTGCTGGGGATCAAGCTGGGGGTGGCGGCGGTGGCGGCCGCCACGGTGCGGCGGCTTGTCGATGGCAGCACAAAAGCCGGTGTGCTGGCCGGCTGCCTGACGCTGACGGCAGCGCAGGTCATACAGCTGCTGCTGGTGGGGGGCATCCAAAATTTTTCCCAGACCGTCACGGTGGGGTGTACCGCCCTGCTGGCGGCGGGGTTCGGCTGGGCGTTTGCGCATTTTCCGGCGCGGGAGCCGCGGGGCGTCTGCCTGTGGCTGGCGGTGGCCACGGCCTGCCTGCAGCGCTGTGCCGCCGGGCCCTTGGCTCCGGGCCTGGCGCTGGCCGCCGGGGCAGGGCTGTGCGCGGCCATGGCCGGAACGCTGGAACAGACGGCGGTGCTGAGCATCGCGCTGGCGGCGGCCATCACGGCATCCGGCCCGGCGCTTGCCTTTGCGGCGCTGGCGGTCGCGCTGGGCAGTCTGGCGGCGGCCTGCCTCTGCCCCGGGGAGCGCTGGCGCTGCGCCGGGGTCTTTGCGGTGGGCTGTACGGTGGGCGCGCTGGCAGCCCCCGATGCGGTGCATGCCGTGCCGCTGGCCGTCAGCGCCGGGGTGGGTATGGCGGCGGCGATGGCGCTGCCCTCCGGGGCGCTGCGCAGGGTCTTTCCCCCGCCGGCCCCGCCCGTGCAGGCGCAGGGGCTGAGCGGTGCGGCGCGCAAGCTGTCCGGCGTGGCGGATGCCCTGAGCGACATTGCTGACACGGTGAATGCCGTCTGCCAGCGGCAGATGCCGCCGAAGGGAGAGTGCTTTGACTTTGTGGTCGAGCAGGTGGCGCGCACGACCTGCCAGAACTGCACCCGCCGCAGCCGGTGCTGGGTGCGCGGGTATGCCACGGCGATGGACGGGCTGTACCACCTGAAGCCGGTGCTGGAGAGCCGCGGCCGGGTGGAGGTGCAGGATCTGCCGGGGCAGCTTTCGGTCTGCATCCACCCGGCGGACCTCTGCACGGCGGCCAACCACGGCTACCGGCTGTGGCGCAGCCGCCGCCAAAACCGCGCCCGGGCGCAGATGCTGCGCACCGCCCTGACGGAGCAGTACAGCGCACTGGCCGGGGCGCTGGCCCAGCTGGCCGGTAAGCTGGGGCAGGCGGGTCTGCCCGACCCCCGGCGGGAGAGCCGGGTCGCCCAGCTGTTTGCAGGGCTGGGCCTTGAGGCGCTGGAGTGCAGCGTGACCGCCGACCTGGCCGGGCGGCTGACTGCCAGCGTTACGATCTGCCGCACCCATTTTACCCGGGAGGAGATCGCGGGGCTGACGGAGGAGATGAGCCGCCTCTGCCGCCGGGATATGGATCTGCCAGAGATCACCCACTGCCGCACCGTCACGATGCTGACCTTCGGCGAGCGGCCGCTGTTTGCGGCGCAGTTCGGTGCGGCGGCCCACGCGGCGGCGGGGCAGAGCGTCAGCGGCGATGCGCTGGATCAGTTCTGTGATACGAGCGGCCGCGCCCAGATGCTGCTGTGCGACGGCATGGGCACCGGACGGGCGGCAGCGGTGGACGGCCAGATGGCCGCCAAGCTGACAGCCCAGCTGCTGCGGGCCGGCTTTGCGGCCGAGAGCGCCGCCCGCCTTGTAAATGTGGCCCTTGGGCTGAAGGGAGCCGAGCAGGAGGCCGGGGCCACGCTCGATCTGCTGACGGTGGATCTCTACACCGGGCGGGCCGGGCTGTTTAAGGCGGGGGCGGCACCGAGCTTTCTGGTACGGGGCGGTGTGCCCCGGATGCTGGACGGCGCCAGCCTGCCGATGGGGGTGCTGGACAGTCTGGTGGGGCGGTCCTCGACCTTTGCGCTGGACGCCGGGGATTGGGTGGTGCTGGTCAGTGACGGTGCCCTTGCGGACGGCAGCGACTGGCTGATGCAGCAGCTGCAGCTCTGCGCGCGGCTGGGCCATACCCCGAAGCAGGCCGCCGAGACGGTGGCCGATGCCGCCGCCCGCCGCGCCGGGGAAAAGCGGGACGACATCACGGTGGCGGTGCTGGCGCTCAGCCGCCGGTGA
- a CDS encoding WecB/TagA/CpsF family glycosyltransferase yields MDTCDIMGVNIVVTDMDKTLRLIEEKLEDWRGKYICVANVHTTVTAHEDPDYQAVQNGAVMALPDGGPLSKYSRQQGYTNAARVTGPDLMKELLRQSATKHYRHYFYGSTQETLDILRKKVEENYPGAVIAGMYSPPFRPLSPEEDEEVVRRINEAKPDFVWVGLGAPKQERWMAVHEDRVQALMVGVGAAFDYEAGNIRRAPMWMQRHNLEWLYRLMQDPKRLFKRYFVTNTKYLWWTWRQ; encoded by the coding sequence ATGGACACCTGCGACATTATGGGCGTGAACATTGTGGTCACCGACATGGACAAGACGCTGCGCCTGATCGAGGAAAAGCTTGAGGATTGGCGCGGGAAATACATCTGCGTGGCAAATGTCCACACAACGGTGACGGCCCATGAGGACCCGGACTATCAGGCTGTGCAGAACGGCGCGGTCATGGCGCTGCCCGACGGCGGCCCGCTGTCGAAGTACAGCCGCCAGCAGGGCTACACCAATGCCGCCCGCGTGACCGGCCCCGATCTGATGAAAGAGCTGCTCCGGCAGAGCGCCACAAAGCACTACCGCCACTATTTTTACGGCTCCACGCAGGAAACGCTGGACATTCTGCGCAAAAAGGTTGAGGAAAACTACCCCGGCGCCGTGATCGCCGGGATGTACTCGCCGCCGTTCCGCCCGCTGAGCCCCGAGGAGGACGAGGAGGTCGTGCGCAGGATCAATGAGGCAAAGCCGGATTTTGTCTGGGTGGGCCTTGGCGCGCCCAAGCAGGAGCGCTGGATGGCTGTGCATGAGGACCGCGTGCAGGCGCTGATGGTCGGTGTCGGTGCGGCGTTCGACTACGAGGCGGGCAACATCCGCCGTGCGCCGATGTGGATGCAGCGGCACAATCTGGAATGGCTCTACCGCCTTATGCAGGACCCGAAGCGGCTGTTCAAGCGGTATTTTGTGACGAACACCAAATATTTGTGGTGGACCTGGAGACAGTAA
- a CDS encoding class D sortase, with protein sequence MQSNKKHSFVRRSPLAYVVVPLVFTAISAVIFFTTTKILLAPYQALISWVLTTTEVAQPQDLLANAATVINGGAAEEASSQPDSIPLSSVTYPTVGDRYATITVSGTNVDAPVFYGDTNKILNQGVGTYADNGGAGIPGEGKTILLAGHNNTFFNDLQHAEVGATVTITTHYGVYTYEVTEMKVMDYQDETSYDFSRTDENLILYTCYPFDALGFTPNRYFVYAKYVSGPVLDKNS encoded by the coding sequence ATGCAGTCGAACAAAAAGCATTCTTTTGTGCGGCGCAGTCCGCTGGCCTATGTGGTTGTGCCGTTGGTTTTCACGGCAATCAGTGCCGTAATTTTTTTCACCACAACTAAAATCCTGCTTGCCCCCTATCAAGCCCTTATCAGTTGGGTCCTCACGACCACGGAGGTTGCGCAGCCGCAGGATCTTCTGGCAAATGCAGCCACCGTCATCAATGGCGGCGCTGCGGAGGAGGCATCCTCCCAGCCCGATTCCATCCCCCTGAGTTCTGTCACCTACCCGACTGTGGGTGACCGCTATGCCACGATCACCGTCTCCGGCACCAATGTGGACGCCCCGGTCTTTTACGGTGACACAAACAAGATCCTAAATCAGGGCGTGGGCACCTACGCAGACAATGGCGGCGCCGGCATTCCCGGCGAGGGCAAGACCATCCTGCTGGCGGGCCACAACAACACCTTCTTCAATGACCTGCAGCACGCCGAGGTCGGCGCGACCGTCACAATCACGACCCACTACGGCGTCTACACCTACGAGGTCACCGAGATGAAGGTCATGGATTATCAGGACGAGACCTCCTATGACTTCTCCCGCACCGATGAAAACCTGATCCTGTACACCTGCTATCCCTTTGATGCGCTCGGCTTTACCCCGAACCGCTATTTCGTCTATGCCAAATATGTATCCGGCCCCGTGCTGGACAAGAACAGCTAA
- a CDS encoding Wzz/FepE/Etk N-terminal domain-containing protein — MENEEYETIDLLEVLNAVRQHLLAVILTTLILACAGFGVSKFLMTPKYQASALMIVNTRQDTTSNVTSDQINSATKLVSTYSIIIKSDTVLQQVINNLGLNLTYSELAERVTVSAVDDTQVMKVTVLSDNPEWARQVCEQITVVSPDVILESVEAGSVKVISSASINPDPVSPNTMRNTAMGGVAGLVISLGIIFLTVLLDNKINTEEDVTKYLDLTVVGVIPEYEGGKKK, encoded by the coding sequence ATGGAAAACGAAGAATACGAAACCATTGACCTTTTAGAGGTCCTGAATGCCGTCCGCCAGCACCTGCTGGCCGTCATTCTCACAACCCTGATCTTGGCCTGCGCCGGCTTTGGTGTTTCCAAGTTCCTGATGACCCCCAAATATCAGGCGTCCGCGCTTATGATCGTCAACACCCGGCAGGACACCACCAGCAATGTCACCAGCGACCAGATCAACTCCGCCACCAAGCTGGTCTCCACCTACAGCATCATCATCAAGAGTGATACCGTGCTGCAGCAGGTCATCAACAATCTGGGCCTGAATCTGACCTACTCCGAGCTGGCTGAGCGCGTAACCGTCAGCGCCGTGGACGACACTCAGGTCATGAAGGTCACCGTCCTGAGTGACAACCCCGAGTGGGCGCGTCAGGTCTGTGAGCAGATCACCGTGGTTTCCCCCGATGTCATTCTGGAATCTGTCGAGGCCGGCTCGGTCAAGGTCATTTCCAGCGCCTCGATCAACCCCGATCCCGTCTCCCCCAACACGATGCGCAATACCGCCATGGGCGGCGTGGCCGGTCTGGTCATCAGCCTCGGCATCATCTTCCTCACCGTCCTGCTGGACAACAAGATCAACACCGAGGAGGATGTCACAAAGTATCTGGATCTCACCGTTGTCGGTGTCATCCCTGAATATGAGGGAGGCAAAAAGAAATGA
- a CDS encoding CpsD/CapB family tyrosine-protein kinase gives MSKPAKKNHRKLFTVGSDAPFQFTEAYKSLRTNLEFLSASGSCKTILITSSVPEEGKTNVAVNLAITLASSGKRVVLVDCDMRKSAVSRYLRIPRSRTGLTNVITSHEENALASALIRMKDTGITVLPVGTIPPNPAELLASSTTEKIFKALQNAFDYVIVDTPPVSVVTDAAVLCRVADGVLLVVRPGVTTIQGAQLSKKNLEAVNAHILGVIMNGYNAKKTGRRDGYSYAYSYGYYDSKQETDE, from the coding sequence ATGAGCAAGCCCGCAAAAAAGAACCATCGCAAACTGTTCACGGTCGGTTCCGATGCCCCGTTCCAGTTTACCGAGGCCTATAAGTCCCTGCGCACCAATCTGGAGTTCCTTTCTGCCTCCGGCAGCTGCAAGACCATCCTGATCACCTCCTCTGTCCCCGAGGAGGGCAAGACCAATGTTGCCGTCAACCTCGCCATCACGCTGGCCTCCTCCGGCAAGCGGGTCGTGCTGGTGGACTGCGACATGCGCAAATCCGCCGTCTCCCGCTATCTGCGCATCCCGCGCAGCCGCACGGGCCTGACGAATGTCATCACCTCCCATGAGGAAAATGCACTGGCCTCCGCACTCATCCGGATGAAGGACACCGGCATCACGGTCCTGCCGGTCGGCACCATCCCGCCGAACCCCGCAGAGCTGCTGGCCTCCTCCACGACCGAGAAGATCTTTAAGGCGCTGCAGAACGCCTTCGATTATGTGATCGTTGACACGCCCCCCGTCTCTGTCGTCACCGATGCCGCCGTCCTCTGCCGCGTGGCGGACGGTGTGCTGCTCGTTGTGCGCCCCGGCGTCACCACGATCCAGGGTGCCCAGCTGAGCAAAAAGAACCTCGAGGCCGTAAACGCCCACATTCTGGGCGTCATCATGAACGGCTACAACGCCAAAAAGACCGGCCGCCGCGATGGCTACTCCTACGCCTATTCGTACGGCTACTACGACTCCAAACAGGAAACCGATGAATGA
- a CDS encoding capsular biosynthesis protein gives MKNSLVELHCHILPGIDDGARDLDMSMSLLRREVSDGVVGVVFTPHFHYERITVEKFVELRKAAFRQVAAAVRTEGLRVAGKLGAEVYYSTALPSLDLSKLAFADTSYILIEFPTTIQPPGIDETLFAIRAQGYTPILAHVERYPFVTEDPTLLYNWVNAGCLAQINATGLIREGHTSRWLHKLLDWNLVHLLSSDCHHPEKRPPNLREGFDHLPPAVARRLQKNAIEVYLGNEFRVPDPTEPKYRFGHWV, from the coding sequence ATGAAAAACTCTCTTGTAGAGCTGCACTGCCACATCCTGCCGGGCATTGACGACGGCGCCAGAGATCTGGATATGTCGATGTCGCTTTTGCGCCGGGAGGTATCTGACGGCGTTGTCGGCGTTGTCTTTACGCCGCACTTTCATTATGAGCGCATCACAGTAGAAAAGTTTGTCGAACTGCGCAAGGCCGCCTTCCGGCAGGTCGCGGCTGCGGTCCGCACCGAGGGGCTGCGCGTAGCCGGCAAGCTTGGGGCGGAGGTGTACTATTCCACCGCTCTGCCCAGCCTTGATCTGAGCAAGCTGGCCTTTGCCGACACAAGCTACATTCTGATTGAATTTCCCACCACCATCCAGCCGCCGGGCATTGATGAAACGCTGTTTGCCATCCGTGCTCAGGGCTACACGCCGATCCTCGCCCATGTCGAGCGCTACCCCTTTGTGACCGAGGATCCCACCCTGTTGTACAACTGGGTCAATGCCGGGTGCCTGGCGCAGATCAACGCAACCGGCCTGATCCGCGAGGGGCATACCAGCCGCTGGCTGCACAAGCTGCTGGACTGGAACCTTGTGCATCTGCTCTCCAGCGATTGCCACCACCCCGAAAAACGCCCGCCCAACCTGCGGGAGGGCTTTGACCATCTGCCCCCGGCCGTTGCCCGCCGCCTGCAGAAAAACGCGATCGAGGTCTACCTCGGCAATGAGTTCCGTGTGCCGGACCCGACAGAACCCAAATACCGCTTCGGGCATTGGGTATAA
- a CDS encoding glycosyltransferase, whose product MTEKPLVSIIVPIYNAQDHIARCVESIRRQTYQNLEILLLNDGSKDVSLEVCRMYAKVDPRIVLIDKANSGVAATRNMGLREAKGKYLQFVDADDTIQPYATELLVRHAEESGADLVIAHYNRISPPKPRAEGSQRPERPTRVQTFGFLMEGPMTKEEFAAGLMQEPASFYYGVMWNKLYRADIVRAHDDVICAEDMDWSEDLYFNLSYIRYAEKFYALSTPIYNYFNTPGSAVHTALNPVNVVATRATLFAYYKELYEHLGLYEEYKPQIYKYLVAVAEA is encoded by the coding sequence ATGACGGAAAAGCCGCTTGTAAGTATTATTGTGCCCATTTATAACGCACAGGATCATATCGCGCGCTGTGTGGAGAGCATCCGCCGCCAGACCTACCAGAACCTTGAGATCCTGCTGCTGAACGACGGCAGCAAGGATGTCAGCCTTGAGGTCTGCAGGATGTACGCCAAGGTGGACCCCCGCATCGTGCTGATCGACAAGGCCAACAGCGGTGTGGCAGCCACTCGCAATATGGGTCTGCGTGAGGCAAAGGGAAAATACCTGCAGTTTGTCGATGCGGACGATACGATCCAGCCCTACGCCACCGAGCTGCTCGTCCGCCATGCCGAGGAGAGCGGGGCAGATCTGGTCATTGCCCATTACAACCGCATCTCGCCGCCCAAGCCCCGCGCCGAGGGCAGCCAGCGGCCCGAGCGTCCGACCCGGGTGCAGACCTTCGGTTTCCTGATGGAGGGGCCGATGACGAAGGAGGAGTTTGCCGCCGGGCTGATGCAGGAGCCGGCCAGCTTCTACTACGGCGTGATGTGGAACAAGCTCTACCGCGCCGACATCGTGCGCGCCCACGATGATGTCATCTGCGCCGAGGATATGGACTGGTCGGAGGATCTCTACTTTAACCTGAGCTATATCCGCTATGCGGAGAAGTTCTACGCGCTGTCAACGCCGATCTACAACTACTTCAACACGCCGGGCAGCGCGGTGCATACGGCGCTGAACCCGGTGAATGTGGTGGCCACCCGTGCCACGCTGTTTGCCTATTACAAGGAGCTGTATGAGCATCTGGGCCTGTATGAGGAGTACAAGCCGCAGATCTATAAGTATCTGGTTGCTGTAGCAGAGGCGTGA
- a CDS encoding carboxypeptidase M32 gives MKPSIIRLRALEKQLFAYRYALNTVDFDAETVAPEGSADGRAEACEVLSRASFELLVNADTAALLQQAAAEAETEQEQAEVRQLQRQYDEIAKIPAEEYAAFTKLCNQSIPVWVKAKRTNDFSLFAPYLEKIVAARRAQAHYFAPDRDPYEVWLDRYEKGLTIAQCDAFFATLRETIVPLLADIQARGKAVRTDFLDQVWPLDGQRAVSKKIMELWGLDPAHCYLAESEHPFTTEFWRGDVRITTHYMERDMFSNLYSVAHEGGHALYELNIDPAYDYTAVTGGATMGLHESQSRLFENLVGRSRAFVSFLYPTLREIFPDQLADVTAEEVWRAVNRAEPGLIRTEADELTYALHIMVRYELEKALMQGTLAVADLPAAWNAKYKEYLGVDVPDDAHGCLQDIHWAMGDLGYFPSYALGSAYGAQAVDDLRKTMDLDAQWAAGDLEPLKAALKARVWQWGCMKEPQWLVESLCGGKFDPHHFTEYLKKKYTELYEL, from the coding sequence ATGAAGCCTTCCATCATCCGCCTGCGCGCGCTGGAAAAGCAGCTTTTTGCCTACCGTTACGCGCTCAACACCGTTGATTTCGATGCCGAAACCGTTGCCCCCGAGGGCAGCGCCGACGGCCGCGCCGAGGCCTGCGAGGTGCTGAGCCGCGCCAGCTTTGAGCTGCTTGTCAACGCAGACACCGCTGCCCTGCTGCAGCAGGCTGCCGCCGAGGCCGAGACCGAGCAGGAGCAGGCCGAGGTCCGCCAGCTGCAGCGCCAGTACGATGAAATTGCAAAGATCCCGGCTGAGGAGTACGCCGCCTTCACCAAGCTTTGCAACCAGAGCATCCCGGTCTGGGTCAAGGCCAAGCGCACGAACGATTTCAGCCTGTTTGCGCCGTATCTGGAAAAAATCGTGGCCGCCCGCCGGGCGCAGGCGCATTATTTTGCCCCCGACCGCGACCCGTATGAGGTCTGGCTTGACCGGTACGAGAAGGGCCTGACCATCGCCCAGTGCGATGCGTTTTTTGCCACGCTGCGCGAGACCATCGTGCCGCTGCTCGCCGACATTCAGGCCCGGGGCAAGGCCGTGCGCACCGATTTTCTCGATCAGGTGTGGCCGCTGGACGGTCAGCGCGCCGTCAGCAAAAAGATCATGGAGCTGTGGGGTCTTGATCCGGCCCACTGCTATCTGGCCGAGAGTGAGCATCCCTTCACCACCGAATTCTGGCGCGGCGATGTGCGCATCACGACCCACTATATGGAGCGCGACATGTTCTCCAACCTTTACAGCGTTGCCCATGAGGGCGGCCATGCGCTGTATGAGCTGAACATCGACCCCGCCTACGACTACACGGCCGTGACCGGCGGTGCCACAATGGGCCTCCACGAGAGCCAGTCCCGCCTGTTTGAAAACCTTGTCGGCCGCAGCCGTGCCTTTGTCAGCTTCCTCTACCCGACCCTGCGGGAAATCTTCCCCGATCAGCTGGCCGATGTCACTGCCGAGGAGGTCTGGCGCGCCGTCAACCGCGCCGAGCCCGGCCTGATCCGCACCGAGGCTGACGAGCTGACCTACGCGCTGCACATTATGGTCCGCTATGAGCTGGAGAAGGCACTGATGCAGGGAACGCTGGCCGTGGCCGACCTGCCCGCCGCATGGAACGCCAAGTACAAGGAGTACCTCGGCGTGGATGTGCCCGATGACGCCCACGGCTGCCTGCAGGACATCCACTGGGCGATGGGCGACCTCGGCTATTTCCCGAGCTATGCCCTCGGCAGCGCCTACGGCGCACAGGCGGTCGATGATCTGCGCAAAACGATGGACCTCGATGCCCAGTGGGCCGCCGGTGATCTGGAGCCGCTGAAGGCTGCCCTCAAGGCGCGCGTCTGGCAGTGGGGCTGCATGAAGGAGCCGCAGTGGCTTGTGGAAAGCCTTTGCGGCGGCAAGTTCGACCCACACCACTTCACCGAGTATTTAAAGAAGAAGTATACCGAGCTGTACGAACTGTAA
- a CDS encoding winged helix-turn-helix transcriptional regulator — MHPNEHCNCRYADVGCDKMEQVMDQISGKWKMRILFMVGAHGTLRYGELRRLLDGVTHKMLSNQLKELAADGLVERIDYNEVPPRVEYRLTPNGEALMPIFDDIQDYIRKNTCKSCCAPDTRRGCCE, encoded by the coding sequence ATGCACCCGAACGAACACTGCAACTGCCGCTATGCCGATGTGGGCTGTGACAAGATGGAGCAGGTCATGGACCAGATCAGCGGCAAATGGAAGATGCGCATATTATTTATGGTGGGCGCGCACGGCACCCTGCGCTATGGTGAGCTGCGCAGGCTGCTGGACGGTGTGACCCACAAGATGCTGTCCAACCAGCTCAAGGAGCTGGCTGCGGACGGTCTGGTCGAGCGGATCGACTACAACGAGGTCCCGCCCCGGGTCGAATACCGGCTGACCCCGAACGGCGAGGCGCTGATGCCGATCTTTGATGATATTCAGGACTATATCCGCAAAAATACCTGCAAGAGCTGCTGCGCCCCGGATACAAGGCGGGGCTGCTGCGAATAG
- a CDS encoding M18 family aminopeptidase, which yields MYDELVEFLQESVTPFHAAATAESWLAAAGFTRLEEADYWNLEPGKGYYITRNGSAVIAWRVPQHAIGGWRIAASHSDSPCWKIKADMPENEGCRRLSVEGYGGMIMASWLDRPLTVGGRVLVKTQDGVQSRLVYIDRDLLVIPSLAIHFQRDVNKGKVFNPQIDMQPLWGPAGSRTLTDLVCEELGITAEDILDWDLQLVTRQAPVQIGPDNEYFMAPRIDDLECAATTLLAFLDASGEADSACAPVWAMFDNEEVGSSSRMGAESSFLRDVLDRILDAVPHSGQAAARAMANSFMLSADNAHATHPNFPQKADPCAPVRMGGGVVLKYNASQKYTTNAVSGAVFRAVCEKAGVPVQVFTNRADEPGGSTLGNLQSHTLPIPMADIGCAQLAMHSAVETASVADAEAMIKAVAAFYRVHLRALGDGTYTLE from the coding sequence ATGTACGATGAACTCGTAGAATTTTTGCAGGAATCCGTCACCCCGTTCCACGCCGCCGCCACCGCCGAAAGCTGGCTTGCGGCTGCCGGCTTCACCCGTCTGGAGGAGGCTGACTACTGGAACCTTGAGCCCGGCAAGGGCTATTACATCACCCGCAACGGCTCGGCTGTCATTGCATGGCGGGTGCCGCAGCACGCTATCGGCGGCTGGCGCATCGCTGCCAGCCACAGCGACTCCCCCTGCTGGAAGATCAAGGCCGACATGCCCGAGAATGAGGGCTGCCGCCGACTGAGCGTGGAGGGCTACGGCGGCATGATCATGGCCAGCTGGCTGGACCGCCCGCTGACCGTAGGCGGCCGTGTGCTGGTCAAAACGCAGGACGGCGTGCAGAGCCGTCTTGTCTACATCGACCGCGACCTGCTCGTCATTCCGTCACTGGCCATCCACTTCCAGCGGGATGTGAACAAGGGCAAGGTGTTCAATCCCCAGATCGACATGCAGCCGCTGTGGGGTCCCGCAGGCAGCCGCACGCTGACTGACCTTGTCTGTGAGGAGCTTGGCATCACGGCGGAGGATATCCTCGACTGGGATCTGCAGCTTGTCACCCGGCAGGCCCCCGTGCAGATCGGCCCCGACAACGAATATTTCATGGCTCCGCGCATCGACGATCTGGAGTGCGCCGCCACAACGCTGCTCGCGTTTTTGGATGCCTCCGGCGAGGCCGACAGCGCCTGCGCCCCCGTCTGGGCCATGTTTGACAACGAGGAGGTCGGCTCCTCCAGCCGGATGGGCGCCGAGAGCAGCTTCCTGCGGGATGTGCTGGACCGCATCCTCGATGCTGTGCCCCACAGCGGGCAGGCTGCCGCGCGCGCGATGGCAAACAGCTTTATGCTCAGCGCCGACAACGCCCACGCCACCCACCCGAACTTCCCGCAGAAGGCTGACCCCTGCGCCCCCGTGCGGATGGGCGGCGGTGTTGTGCTGAAGTACAACGCCAGCCAGAAGTACACGACCAACGCCGTGAGCGGTGCGGTTTTCCGCGCTGTGTGTGAGAAGGCCGGCGTGCCGGTGCAGGTCTTTACCAACCGCGCCGATGAGCCGGGCGGCTCAACGCTCGGCAACCTGCAGAGCCACACCCTGCCCATCCCGATGGCGGACATCGGCTGTGCGCAGCTGGCCATGCACAGTGCCGTTGAAACTGCCTCCGTGGCGGATGCCGAGGCGATGATCAAGGCCGTGGCCGCCTTCTACCGCGTCCACCTGCGTGCCCTTGGCGACGGCACCTACACGCTGGAATGA